The DNA segment TTTTACTTTCATTCTCACCGTTTCATTGTCCGGATTTTCATTGCAAAACATAAACTTCACGTCCTTAAATTTGTCCTGAACTGAAAACTCAAACTCTTTTTCAGTCCACAATGTTTGAAAATCAGGGGGCTCAAAACCGTAATGCCCTTTATTGTAATGATATTGCATCAGATGCAGCCCGGGATTGAATCTAATGTGAAGCGGTATATAGCCCACCCCATCCGGAATGGCCGTGCTGAAAAAAGAGCAGGTTTTACAAAGGGCCAATGTATGCGATTTTGAATCCCTATGTGATTTTCTTAAAGTCCGCATTCTTTCCGAATTCCATATTTCCAGCAAAGACGAATCGTTGACATTGCCCAGAACATATTTAAAATCATAATCGTTGCAACATGGAACCACGCTGCCGTCCCAGCCTACTAACAATACTCTCCACGGCTCCGTACAGATAATTTTACGACTCGACAACTGTTCGACCATTCCTATTTTGTCGGCATTGTCAAGCTGACCGCCAAAAGTGTCCAACGGTTTTACTCTTGCGCTTAAACCGCTCCTTTGTTTCCATTTTTTTTTGAATGCGTTTATTTGGTTTTCATTATCATTAAGCCTCACAATCTGGCAGCATATATTGAGATGAGACATCGTTATTTTATGTTGATATAACAATTCTTCAACATTTCTCATAACTTTTTTAAAATCGCCGTTGACTCGAATATTTTTATAAATATTTTCATCTATGGAGTCTATTGAGAGCACCACACAGTCGAGTCCCGAATCTAATAACCGATTCGCAACATCCTCGGTTAAAAAAGTCGCATTACTGGTGACATAAAGGGTCATCCCTTTGCCTGAAGCATATTCGATAAATTCGAATATTTTTTTATTCAAAAACGATTCGCCCATAAAATTTAAGCAGATACAGTCGGCAT comes from the Candidatus Desulfarcum epimagneticum genome and includes:
- a CDS encoding conserved hypothetical protein (Evidence 4 : Unknown function but conserved in other organisms), with the protein product MNTDNISINSISPEKRRLLSLWLRRKQKKKFPLKKTSGTAKNAMLNDEQNAMFQNYMNGSLYVKEFPKYLQIELTNACNLKCIMCPHVNMTRKTGYMNFDLFKKIIDECSGNADCICLNFMGESFLNKKIFEFIEYASGKGMTLYVTSNATFLTEDVANRLLDSGLDCVVLSIDSIDENIYKNIRVNGDFKKVMRNVEELLYQHKITMSHLNICCQIVRLNDNENQINAFKKKWKQRSGLSARVKPLDTFGGQLDNADKIGMVEQLSSRKIICTEPWRVLLVGWDGSVVPCCNDYDFKYVLGNVNDSSLLEIWNSERMRTLRKSHRDSKSHTLALCKTCSFFSTAIPDGVGYIPLHIRFNPGLHLMQYHYNKGHYGFEPPDFQTLWTEKEFEFSVQDKFKDVKFMFCNENPDNETVRMKVKLFQKDVGVFDISGETEIFLKTPEKYKGRLLRYEFSLYHDWVPREKGAGYDDRRLGVKIKNIIN